One window of Cygnus atratus isolate AKBS03 ecotype Queensland, Australia chromosome 17, CAtr_DNAZoo_HiC_assembly, whole genome shotgun sequence genomic DNA carries:
- the LOC118252993 gene encoding macrophage migration inhibitory factor-like, giving the protein MPKFIVNTNISKDKVPESFTGELTQQLSKAMGKPAQYLAIQISPDQVMSFGGSTDPCAMCFLYSIGKIGEQENKVYSKLLCDLLNKQLKIPSDRIYVSFFEISAANVGWNNTTFA; this is encoded by the exons ATGCCTAAATTCATTGTTAACACAAATATAAGCAAGGACAAAGTTCCCGAGTCTTTCACAGGAGAGCTCACCCAGCAGTTATCAAAGGCAATGGGAAAACCAGCACAG tATCTAGCAATACAGATCTCTCCTGATCAGGTGATGTCCTTCGGCGGCTCCACAGACCCCTGTGCTATGTGCTTTCTTTACAGCATTGGGAAGATAGGAGAGCAGGAGAACAAGGTCTACTCCAAATTGCTCTGTGACCTGCTgaacaaacagctgaaaataccaTCTGACAG AATTTATGTCAGCTTCTTTGAGATCAGTGCTGCCAACGTGGGCTGGAACAACACCACCTTTGCTTGA
- the LOC118252999 gene encoding macrophage migration inhibitory factor, which produces MPMFAIQTNVCKDAVPDSLLGELTQQLAKATGKPAQYIAVHIIPDQMMSFGGSTDPCALCSLYSIGKIGGQQNKTYTKLLCDLISKHLHVSADRVYINYFDMNAANVGWNGSTFA; this is translated from the exons ATGCCGATGTTCGCCATCCAGACCAACGTCTGCAAGGACGCCGTGCCCGACAGCCTGCTGGGCGAGCTCACCCAACAGCTGGCCAAGGCCACCGGCAAGCCCGCGCAG TACATTGCTGTGCACATCATACCTGATCAGATGATGTCCTTTGGGGGCTCCACGGATCCctgtgctctctgcagcctctACAGCATTGGCAAAATAGGAGGGCAGCAGAACAAGACCTACACCAAGCTCTTGTGCGATTTGATCTCTAAGCACTTGCACGTATCTGCAGATAG GGTGTACATCAACTACTTCGACATGAACGCTGCCAACGTGGGCTGGAACGGTTCCACCTTTGCATAG